A region from the bacterium genome encodes:
- the fabG gene encoding 3-oxoacyl-[acyl-carrier-protein] reductase has protein sequence MILENRNAIVTGSAQGIGKSIALALAKAGANIVVSDVNLEEAEKTAREIEALGRKAIAVKCNVADAAEVTDLVKQTQETFDTIDILINNAGVTRDNLMMRMEEKDWDLVLDVNLKGAFLLTKAVTRIMMKQRYGRIVNMSSVIGVMGNAGQSNYAASKGGLIAFTKSTAKEFASRNITCNAIAPGFIETAMTAKLTDEVKENYKKGIPLGRMGSVDDVANAVLFLVSEQSTYITGQVLQVDGGLVM, from the coding sequence ATGATTTTAGAAAACAGAAACGCCATTGTCACCGGTTCGGCCCAGGGCATAGGCAAATCCATAGCCCTGGCGCTGGCCAAGGCCGGGGCCAACATCGTGGTCAGCGACGTCAATCTGGAAGAGGCTGAGAAGACTGCCAGGGAGATCGAGGCCCTGGGCCGGAAGGCCATCGCAGTCAAGTGCAATGTGGCCGATGCCGCTGAGGTCACAGACCTCGTAAAGCAAACGCAAGAGACATTTGACACTATTGACATTCTGATAAACAATGCCGGGGTCACCCGCGACAACCTGATGATGCGGATGGAGGAGAAGGACTGGGACCTGGTGCTGGACGTCAATCTTAAGGGCGCTTTCCTGCTGACCAAGGCCGTCACCCGGATCATGATGAAGCAGCGCTACGGCCGGATAGTCAACATGTCATCGGTCATCGGTGTGATGGGCAACGCCGGGCAGTCCAACTACGCGGCCAGCAAGGGCGGACTGATAGCCTTCACCAAGTCCACCGCCAAGGAATTCGCCTCGCGCAACATCACCTGCAACGCCATCGCCCCGGGCTTCATCGAGACCGCCATGACCGCCAAGCTGACGGACGAGGTGAAGGAGAACTACAAGAAGGGCATTCCGCTGGGCCGGATGGGCAGCGTGGACGACGTGGCCAACGCGGTGCTGTTCCTGGTCTCCGAGCAGTCGACCTATATCACCGGCCAGGTGCTGCAGGTGGACGGCGGATTGGTGATGTGA